In Brettanomyces bruxellensis chromosome 7, complete sequence, the sequence CATCTTCCTATTAAGCCATTTTGCATTTGTAACTTCAGGTGGCTCAACTTTTTGCCTTTTGTCATAGTGAATAAATTTGCAGCACACTTGACCAGCTCCATCACCTAAATTAACTATTGTCTTGTCCATTTTTTGAGGGATACTGCATTCCACAATCTTTTGCATATATTCAACCACTATAGACTTAACTTTATAATTGTTTGTAAGCCCATCTAAAGCCAGGTGACTAACGTACTTTCTTGATGGTCCCGCTGTCCACTTCACTGTCTGAGGGTCATATCCACAGTCATATAATATTAGTGGAATATCATGTGCAAGTTTATAAGCAGGGCGGCATGgatacatatttatattgaGCAAGTCTTTAACAATCGTTGGCTCTTCAAGTTTTTGACCTATTGTAAGAAGAACGGCTACCATATAGCGAACCTGATGCCAAAGAAAGGCTGATCCTTTAAGATCAAAAACGGAAAAGCCAGGTTCCTGTTCAAGAGATTCGATTGCGGTTGAGTAAACCTCCCGTGTAAAATTTTTAAGCTGTTTGGACCCGTCAACCTTGCAAAAATTCCGAAAATCATGTTGACCAACAAACATTTGTGCAGCTTTTCTCATTCTATCTATATCTAACCCTTTAGaattaaatatatatttatactgTCTCCATTGACAGCTAAAGCGTGCATCAAATCCCTTTGGGGGGCGAACGCATATTGCATGAAATCTGATATCTGCCGGAAGGACATGATTGAGCATTTTAATATAATCTAACTCCAAATTATCATTTGCAGGATCTTTCAGCTGCTCCTTCGTGAGTCTTGAACGAACTCTAAGTGAAATTACCTGATTCATAGCACTAACCCCGCGATCAGTTCTGCCACAACGACTGAACAAAAAATCAGCGGGATTCGGTGACTGGACTAATCTAACTTGTTGTAAGGCCTTA encodes:
- a CDS encoding uncharacterized protein (BUSCO:EOG09263UAJ), which produces MTMNSASKKRAFSDYSGWNRDQLIERIKLLEDSQGLYINNEVNVDRAQKRVHESAKERKEAKKIRKINKQRGIDFSKYETRHIALKFSYLGWDYQGLALQGLPTDRPTVEEVIIKALQQVRLVQSPNPADFLFSRCGRTDRGVSAMNQVISLRVRSRLTKEQLKDPANDNLELDYIKMLNHVLPADIRFHAICVRPPKGFDARFSCQWRQYKYIFNSKGLDIDRMRKAAQMFVGQHDFRNFCKVDGSKQLKNFTREVYSTAIESLEQEPGFSVFDLKGSAFLWHQVRYMVAVLLTIGQKLEEPTIVKDLLNINMYPCRPAYKLAHDIPLILYDCGYDPQTVKWTAGPSRKYVSHLALDGLTNNYKVKSIVVEYMQKIVECSIPQKMDKTIVNLGDGAGQVCCKFIHYDKRQKVEPPEVTNAKWLNRKMKHVQHKMEEDS